One stretch of Halapricum desulfuricans DNA includes these proteins:
- the dhaK gene encoding dihydroxyacetone kinase subunit DhaK — MKKLINDPEDVVDEMLDGMEAGYPDRLRRLDETNVMVREDAPVDGKVAVVSGGGSGHEPTHAGYIGDGMLDGAAAGEVFTSPTADELSEMIQATDSGEGVLCVVKNYEGDVMNFETAAEMAEMEGVDQIEQVVVNDDVAVEDSLYTSGRRGVAGTILVHKVAGAAADRGDDLEEVARLAEKMIDNVRTMGTALTSCVTPEKGEPTFDLGEDEIELGIGIHGEPGTERVDIMPADEIAEELTGEVVEDLDPDAGDEVVTIVNGMGGTPLMELFVLNRKVQELMDDHDLEVWDAMVGDYMTSLDMMGASITVATVDDELKELLGAEADTPALKR, encoded by the coding sequence ATGAAGAAGCTGATCAACGATCCGGAAGACGTGGTAGACGAGATGCTCGACGGGATGGAGGCGGGCTATCCCGACCGACTGCGCCGGCTCGATGAAACGAACGTGATGGTACGGGAGGATGCGCCGGTAGACGGGAAGGTCGCGGTCGTCAGCGGCGGCGGATCGGGCCACGAGCCGACACATGCGGGCTACATCGGCGACGGGATGCTCGACGGCGCGGCCGCGGGCGAGGTGTTCACCTCGCCGACGGCCGACGAGTTGAGCGAGATGATCCAGGCGACCGATTCGGGCGAAGGCGTCCTCTGTGTGGTGAAAAACTACGAGGGCGACGTGATGAACTTCGAGACGGCCGCCGAGATGGCCGAGATGGAAGGCGTCGATCAGATCGAACAGGTCGTCGTCAACGACGACGTCGCCGTCGAGGACTCGCTGTACACCTCCGGACGTCGGGGCGTCGCCGGGACGATCCTCGTCCACAAGGTCGCAGGCGCGGCCGCCGATCGCGGTGACGACCTCGAGGAGGTAGCGCGACTCGCCGAGAAGATGATCGACAACGTCCGCACGATGGGGACGGCCCTGACCTCCTGTGTCACCCCGGAGAAGGGCGAGCCGACTTTCGATCTCGGCGAGGACGAGATCGAACTCGGGATCGGCATCCACGGCGAGCCCGGGACCGAGCGGGTCGATATCATGCCCGCCGACGAGATTGCCGAGGAGTTGACCGGCGAGGTGGTTGAAGACCTCGACCCCGACGCGGGCGACGAAGTGGTCACGATCGTCAACGGCATGGGCGGGACGCCGCTGATGGAACTGTTCGTCCTCAACCGCAAGGTTCAGGAGCTGATGGACGACCACGATCTGGAAGTCTGGGACGCGATGGTCGGCGACTACATGACCTCGCTGGACATGATGGGCGCTTCGATCACCGTTGCGACCGTCGACGACGAACTCAAGGAACTGCTCGGTGCCGAGGCCGACACGCCGGCGCTCAAGCGCTGA
- the hemL gene encoding glutamate-1-semialdehyde 2,1-aminomutase has protein sequence MNHDESRDLYDRALSVMPGGVNSSVRAIRPYPFFVRKGDGGHVIDADGNRYIDFVMGYGPLLLGHDLPDSVRAAVQRRASEGPMYGAPTEVEVELAEFVTRHVPGVEMVRFVNSGTEATVSAVRLARGYTGRDKIVIMEGSYHGAQESTLVEGEREHTAPSSPGIPESFAEHTLTVPFNDETAAREVFEEHGDDIAAVLTEPVLGNHGIVHPVEGYHETLRDLTDQHGALLIFDEVITGFRVGGLQCAQGKFGIDPDLTTFGKIVGGGFPVGAIGGKSEIIEHFTPAGDVFQSGTFSGHPVTMAAGLETLRYAAENDVYDHVNALGERLRSGIADILEDQAPAYTVVGTDSMFKVIFTRDGEFGEGHCESGCTQDPTCPRYEFCPKNGADVDRAETERWERLFWPAMKEEGIFLTPNQFESQFVSAAHTDEDVEQALEAYKRVL, from the coding sequence ATGAACCACGACGAGTCCCGTGATCTGTACGACCGTGCGCTGTCGGTCATGCCCGGCGGGGTCAACTCCTCGGTCCGGGCGATCCGCCCGTATCCGTTCTTCGTCCGGAAGGGCGACGGCGGCCACGTGATCGACGCCGACGGCAACCGCTACATCGACTTCGTGATGGGCTACGGCCCCCTCCTGCTGGGCCACGACCTGCCCGACTCCGTCCGGGCCGCAGTCCAGCGACGCGCCAGCGAAGGACCGATGTACGGCGCGCCCACCGAAGTCGAGGTCGAACTCGCTGAGTTCGTCACCCGACACGTCCCCGGCGTCGAGATGGTCCGGTTCGTCAACAGCGGCACCGAAGCGACCGTCTCCGCCGTCCGTCTCGCCCGCGGCTACACCGGCCGTGACAAAATCGTCATCATGGAGGGGAGCTACCACGGCGCGCAGGAATCGACGCTGGTCGAGGGCGAACGCGAGCACACCGCCCCCTCCAGCCCGGGTATCCCCGAGAGCTTCGCCGAACACACGCTCACTGTTCCGTTCAACGACGAAACCGCCGCCCGAGAGGTCTTCGAGGAACACGGCGACGACATCGCTGCGGTGCTCACCGAACCGGTCCTGGGCAATCACGGCATCGTCCATCCCGTCGAGGGGTACCACGAGACGCTCCGGGACCTGACCGACCAGCACGGCGCACTCCTGATCTTCGACGAAGTCATCACGGGCTTTCGCGTCGGCGGCCTGCAGTGCGCCCAGGGGAAGTTCGGGATCGACCCCGATCTCACGACGTTCGGTAAGATCGTCGGCGGCGGCTTCCCGGTCGGCGCGATCGGCGGGAAAAGCGAAATCATCGAGCATTTCACGCCCGCCGGCGATGTCTTCCAGTCGGGCACTTTCTCCGGTCACCCCGTGACGATGGCCGCCGGTCTCGAGACGCTGCGGTATGCCGCCGAAAACGACGTCTACGACCACGTCAACGCTCTGGGCGAGCGATTGCGCTCCGGGATCGCCGACATCCTCGAGGATCAAGCCCCCGCCTACACTGTCGTCGGGACCGACTCGATGTTCAAGGTGATCTTCACCCGCGACGGCGAGTTCGGCGAGGGTCACTGCGAGAGCGGGTGTACCCAGGACCCGACCTGCCCGCGCTACGAGTTCTGCCCGAAAAACGGCGCGGACGTCGACCGCGCCGAGACCGAACGCTGGGAGCGCCTCTTCTGGCCCGCGATGAAAGAGGAGGGGATCTTCCTCACCCCCAATCAGTTCGAATCGCAGTTCGTCTCTGCCGCCCACACCGACGAAGACGTCGAGCAGGCGCTCGAGGCCTACAAGCGCGTGCTGTGA
- a CDS encoding hydrogenase maturation protease yields MSERSHVAVVGVGNPIMGDDGVGERVVEAFRDEDGVVATHAGTTAFFALEAMSGADYAVIVDAVAVEGAEPGTIHRYRYNEGSFDGSPPEVLMHDFSFSEALQAGEDPYDLPEELLVIGVQPADTGPGTELSDVVAERVPDVIEIVRETIAARIRTEVER; encoded by the coding sequence ATGAGTGAGAGGTCACACGTCGCCGTCGTCGGCGTCGGAAACCCGATCATGGGGGACGACGGCGTCGGCGAGCGCGTCGTCGAGGCGTTTCGTGACGAGGACGGCGTCGTGGCGACTCACGCCGGCACGACGGCGTTTTTCGCGCTGGAGGCGATGAGCGGGGCCGACTACGCGGTCATCGTCGACGCGGTCGCGGTCGAGGGCGCGGAGCCCGGAACGATCCACCGATACCGGTATAACGAGGGGTCGTTTGACGGCTCACCGCCCGAGGTTCTGATGCACGACTTCTCCTTCTCGGAGGCGTTACAGGCGGGAGAGGACCCATACGACCTGCCGGAGGAGTTGCTCGTGATCGGCGTCCAGCCGGCCGACACCGGGCCGGGAACGGAGTTGAGCGACGTCGTGGCCGAGCGCGTTCCCGACGTGATCGAGATCGTCCGCGAAACGATCGCGGCGCGTATCCGAACGGAGGTCGAACGGTGA
- a CDS encoding cytochrome b/b6 domain-containing protein produces MPGTADDANESPASDETGVLRRVQRLVRLARADLKETDDRVAQLETAERRSVERHSLGNRISHWVQAILFFLLLWTGFAIWTGNYVLLESGIWGGYYVAFGIHMWTGILIVAITFVVFPYYYVFVDKHHQLLELADIQVGTAIAEAFVGLRKYLPYYHDARRAYDEEEGDWIAHHPMQKTFFWWIAIFIGILALTGFGMYREMATESTWWIDALGFMSGWLALETLKQIHLLLAFVTAVMVMFHIYFAVLPSNWDVLRSMVFGDVSAYIVRGGREETGGEEPFSENGPTPAAADGGQSRSAEEDETSDDAARGGERTDE; encoded by the coding sequence ATGCCGGGAACGGCTGACGACGCGAACGAGTCGCCCGCCAGCGACGAGACGGGTGTACTCCGGCGCGTACAGCGACTCGTCCGGCTAGCCCGTGCGGATCTCAAGGAGACCGACGACAGAGTCGCACAGCTGGAGACGGCCGAACGGCGCTCGGTCGAACGGCACTCGCTGGGCAACCGGATCAGCCACTGGGTGCAGGCGATACTGTTCTTCTTGCTTCTGTGGACCGGCTTCGCCATCTGGACGGGTAACTACGTCCTGCTCGAATCCGGGATCTGGGGGGGCTACTACGTCGCCTTCGGGATCCACATGTGGACGGGCATCCTGATCGTCGCGATCACGTTTGTGGTCTTTCCCTACTACTACGTCTTTGTCGACAAGCACCACCAGTTGCTCGAACTGGCTGACATTCAGGTCGGAACCGCCATCGCCGAGGCGTTCGTCGGCCTGCGGAAGTACCTCCCCTACTACCACGACGCGCGGCGCGCCTACGACGAGGAAGAGGGCGACTGGATCGCCCACCATCCGATGCAGAAGACGTTCTTCTGGTGGATCGCCATCTTCATCGGCATCCTCGCGCTGACTGGCTTCGGCATGTATCGGGAGATGGCGACCGAGTCGACCTGGTGGATCGACGCGCTCGGGTTCATGTCAGGCTGGCTGGCGCTGGAGACGCTCAAGCAGATCCACCTGCTTCTGGCGTTCGTCACCGCAGTGATGGTCATGTTTCACATTTACTTCGCGGTCCTGCCGAGCAACTGGGACGTGCTCAGATCGATGGTGTTCGGTGACGTGAGCGCCTATATCGTCCGCGGCGGCCGCGAAGAGACGGGCGGCGAGGAGCCGTTCTCAGAGAACGGACCGACGCCGGCAGCCGCCGACGGGGGACAGTCCCGGAGCGCGGAAGAGGACGAAACGAGCGACGACGCGGCACGCGGTGGTGAGCGAACCGATGAGTGA
- a CDS encoding nickel-dependent hydrogenase large subunit — protein MVEVKIDPTTRIEGHHGMELEVEDGQITEARSTMKMFRGAEIITVGRSPRDAAQLTGKVCGVCFICHRIGSSRATEDAAINAGAFDGIPEHAKILRDAVEGIFFLWNHAIHLFALVGPDYSDAVADTGFERLDPLEGEGYQGALENQRKLMQALAEFGGRAPHPLAFVPGGVATNPDVSTVQTVKSRLREVSNWLGPTDAVPDVLENVQNGEFDPELGEGLHDVVSILVAAAREGAADLGSGPNRYYSNGLFREPESDERIFKRGVYRDGSTERMTKDEIVEAISEHTEYSYYTDDSGGAPTEAKPPDPDPNKEGAYSWGKAPRFDGQTMEVGPLARLTISGYDPFDLRANLGGGSDESNTLNRLIARAQEVLIVRDRVLDLLDAFDPNEPLMADFPDDYTGKGVGLWEPSRGTLSHYVDVRNGEIERYQIITPTLWNIGPRDGEGNPSIIEGAIVGDEVADIEDPINVMRTVRSFDPCLACSVHVDSPEGSYETELKPASPGGMTDAGNG, from the coding sequence ATGGTAGAAGTGAAAATCGACCCGACGACACGCATCGAAGGTCACCACGGAATGGAGCTGGAGGTAGAGGACGGTCAGATCACGGAGGCCAGAAGCACGATGAAGATGTTCCGTGGGGCCGAGATCATCACCGTCGGCAGATCGCCCCGGGACGCGGCACAGCTCACGGGGAAAGTCTGTGGCGTCTGTTTCATCTGTCACCGGATCGGTTCCTCGCGGGCGACCGAAGACGCGGCGATCAACGCCGGTGCCTTCGACGGGATCCCGGAGCACGCCAAGATCCTCAGAGACGCGGTCGAGGGCATCTTCTTCCTGTGGAACCACGCGATCCACCTGTTCGCGCTGGTCGGTCCAGACTACAGCGACGCGGTCGCTGACACGGGCTTCGAGCGGCTCGACCCGCTCGAGGGCGAGGGGTATCAGGGAGCGCTGGAAAACCAGCGAAAACTCATGCAGGCGCTGGCGGAGTTCGGCGGGCGCGCTCCTCACCCGCTCGCGTTCGTCCCCGGCGGGGTCGCGACGAATCCGGACGTCTCGACGGTACAGACCGTCAAATCCCGTCTCAGGGAGGTCAGCAACTGGCTCGGACCGACGGATGCGGTTCCGGACGTCCTCGAAAACGTCCAGAACGGGGAGTTCGATCCCGAACTGGGGGAAGGGCTCCACGACGTCGTTTCGATTCTCGTGGCCGCCGCCAGAGAGGGGGCCGCCGACCTCGGTTCGGGACCGAACCGCTACTACAGCAACGGGCTGTTCAGGGAGCCCGAGTCCGACGAACGGATCTTCAAGCGCGGCGTCTATCGGGACGGATCAACCGAACGGATGACGAAAGACGAGATCGTCGAGGCCATCTCCGAACACACGGAGTACTCCTACTACACGGACGACTCGGGCGGGGCGCCGACCGAGGCGAAACCGCCGGATCCGGACCCCAACAAAGAGGGGGCCTACTCCTGGGGGAAAGCACCCAGATTCGACGGCCAGACGATGGAGGTCGGGCCGCTGGCCAGACTCACGATTTCGGGGTACGATCCGTTCGACCTCCGGGCGAACCTGGGCGGAGGGTCCGACGAGAGCAACACGCTCAATCGCCTCATCGCCCGTGCACAGGAGGTGCTGATCGTCCGCGATCGGGTGCTGGATCTGCTGGACGCGTTCGACCCGAACGAGCCCCTGATGGCCGACTTTCCCGACGATTACACCGGCAAGGGGGTCGGCCTCTGGGAGCCGTCTAGGGGGACGCTCTCTCACTATGTCGACGTCAGAAACGGGGAGATCGAACGCTACCAGATCATCACGCCGACGCTGTGGAACATCGGGCCGCGAGACGGCGAGGGCAACCCCTCGATCATCGAAGGGGCCATCGTCGGCGACGAGGTCGCGGACATCGAGGACCCGATCAACGTGATGCGGACGGTCCGTTCGTTCGATCCGTGCCTGGCCTGTTCGGTCCACGTCGATAGCCCGGAAGGATCGTACGAAACCGAACTCAAGCCGGCGTCGCCGGGAGGGATGACCGATGCCGGGAACGGCTGA
- a CDS encoding hydrogenase small subunit: MAIRTGDNGQTRRNFLKLAGTMSAGAVVSRHTGEIAQALQQATDGPIEVAWLQGQSCSGCTISLLQGQYPTLEETLSEFRMELTFHPTLMAEQGEAAIESMSKSPDVLVLEGSVPTQIPSAATLGERPDGTSKPLVDWIKELAPEAEYVIGVGNCAAFGGWPAAENKRGLHDVGENVTGARGLQFEQREKNGVLGPDFTAGSGLPVINLGGCPPHPDYILLTIATVLNGHKPDLDRYQRPKPFYEPLVHDNCKWRGYFDRGEFADRPGEEGCLYKVGCAGPYTNCDDQTRLWNDGTSVCLNVGAPCIGCMEPGFWDRFQPLDKEVEQQNIFGVDVETAGLAVVGAGVVGIGAHAARKAMGYGTSERDSDGNQSESAVEERTASDADQQSDTETGADKPE, translated from the coding sequence ATGGCCATACGAACTGGCGACAACGGCCAGACCAGGCGAAACTTCCTGAAACTCGCCGGGACGATGTCGGCCGGGGCGGTCGTATCCCGCCACACGGGCGAGATTGCGCAGGCGCTGCAGCAGGCGACAGACGGGCCGATCGAGGTCGCCTGGTTGCAGGGTCAGAGCTGTTCGGGGTGTACGATATCGCTTCTTCAGGGACAGTATCCGACCCTGGAAGAGACCCTGAGTGAGTTCCGGATGGAGTTGACCTTCCACCCGACACTCATGGCAGAGCAGGGGGAGGCGGCCATCGAATCGATGAGCAAGTCGCCGGACGTACTCGTTCTCGAGGGGTCGGTACCGACTCAGATTCCGTCCGCCGCGACGCTTGGCGAGCGCCCGGACGGGACGAGCAAGCCGCTCGTCGACTGGATCAAGGAGCTGGCCCCCGAGGCCGAGTACGTTATCGGCGTGGGCAACTGCGCGGCTTTCGGCGGCTGGCCGGCGGCCGAGAACAAGAGGGGGCTCCACGACGTCGGCGAAAACGTCACTGGAGCCAGGGGACTTCAGTTCGAGCAACGCGAGAAAAACGGGGTGCTCGGGCCGGATTTCACCGCCGGGTCGGGCCTTCCGGTCATCAACCTCGGGGGCTGTCCCCCGCATCCCGATTACATCCTCTTGACGATCGCGACCGTCCTCAACGGTCACAAGCCAGATCTCGACCGGTATCAGCGACCAAAGCCGTTCTACGAACCGCTCGTCCACGACAACTGCAAGTGGCGCGGCTACTTCGATCGCGGCGAGTTCGCGGACAGGCCCGGCGAGGAAGGGTGTCTGTACAAGGTGGGGTGTGCCGGACCCTACACGAACTGCGACGACCAGACCCGGCTGTGGAACGACGGGACGAGCGTCTGTCTCAACGTGGGCGCGCCGTGTATCGGCTGTATGGAACCCGGGTTCTGGGACCGCTTCCAGCCGCTGGACAAGGAGGTCGAACAGCAGAACATCTTCGGCGTCGACGTGGAGACGGCCGGGTTGGCTGTAGTCGGTGCCGGCGTCGTCGGGATCGGCGCGCACGCTGCCCGGAAGGCGATGGGATACGGGACGTCCGAGCGGGACAGCGACGGAAATCAATCCGAGAGTGCCGTCGAGGAACGCACGGCGTCGGACGCCGACCAGCAGTCAGACACCGAAACGGGAGCCGACAAACCGGAGTGA
- a CDS encoding DUF7282 domain-containing protein, with translation MIADRVKRTSTVVIFLAIGVATLTGTALAADVAGEQHAAQTALSQTNDSFNVSNLSVEDGESVTVTADITNPGAEPAIQPVELRVDGELIEYRPWALNPGETEQIRFDVESDQVSEDSIISVQTRTHGEVAIFGEAISPEASITFEDQTSDGTSVTIADISNDETPYYGAVWTVNNETGEPETLLGAAQVTENETSNLTVDFEEPIEENQTLVAAVHPDEDGDAETIDPVADEILASDTANVTVEAVEQPPEASVTFEDQTSDGTTVTIADISNDETPYYGAVWTVNNETGEPETLLGAAQVSDNETSNLTVSFEEPIEENQTLVAAVHPDEDGNASTVDPITDEILASDTANVTVEMVEQPPEASITFEDQTSDGTTVTIANISNDETPYYGAVWTVNNETGEPETLLGAAQVTENETSDLTVSFEEPIEENQTLIAAVHPDEDGNASTVDPITDEILASDTANVTVEAIEQPPEASVTFEDQTSDGTSVTIANASNDEVPYYGAIWTVNNETGEPETLLGAAQVTENETSDLTVSFEEPIEENQTLIAAVHPDEDGDAETIDPVADEILASDTANVTVEMVEQPPEASVTFEDQTSDGTSVTIADISNDETPYYGAVWTVNNETGEPETLLGAAQVSDNETSDLTVSFEEPIEENQTLVAAVHPDEDGNASTVDPITEAILASDTANVTVEAVEQPPEASVTFEDQTSDGSTVAVANALYEQPPFYVAVYDTNASGDMAMIGLRQVVEPESSELAVTLDEPLDETEALVVGLHPDADGEAGTTDPVTDSYLAIDMADVAVDLDGANATSAIEAVL, from the coding sequence GTGATAGCAGACAGAGTAAAACGCACATCAACAGTCGTGATCTTCCTTGCGATCGGAGTAGCGACACTGACGGGCACTGCACTCGCGGCGGACGTCGCCGGCGAGCAGCATGCAGCCCAGACAGCATTGAGTCAGACGAACGACTCGTTCAACGTTTCGAATTTGAGCGTCGAGGACGGTGAGAGCGTCACTGTCACCGCCGACATCACCAACCCCGGAGCGGAGCCAGCGATCCAGCCAGTCGAACTCCGCGTCGATGGCGAACTAATCGAGTACCGGCCCTGGGCACTCAACCCGGGAGAGACAGAACAGATCAGGTTCGACGTCGAGTCCGATCAGGTGAGCGAGGATAGCATTATCAGCGTGCAGACGCGCACGCACGGCGAAGTAGCGATCTTCGGCGAGGCGATATCGCCCGAGGCTTCGATCACCTTCGAGGATCAGACCAGCGACGGCACCAGCGTCACGATCGCGGACATCTCCAACGACGAGACGCCCTATTACGGGGCCGTCTGGACAGTGAACAACGAGACCGGTGAACCAGAGACACTGCTCGGTGCTGCTCAGGTTACTGAAAACGAAACGAGTAATCTCACAGTCGATTTCGAGGAACCGATCGAAGAGAACCAGACGCTAGTCGCCGCCGTCCACCCTGACGAGGACGGTGACGCAGAGACTATCGACCCGGTTGCAGACGAAATTCTCGCCAGTGACACCGCCAATGTGACTGTCGAAGCAGTCGAGCAGCCGCCCGAGGCCTCGGTTACCTTCGAGGATCAGACCAGTGATGGCACAACCGTCACGATCGCGGACATCTCCAACGACGAGACGCCCTATTACGGGGCTGTCTGGACGGTGAACAACGAGACCGGCGAGCCCGAGACGCTGCTCGGTGCCGCGCAGGTCAGCGACAACGAAACGAGTAACCTCACCGTCTCCTTCGAGGAACCGATCGAGGAGAACCAGACGCTCGTGGCTGCCGTCCACCCTGACGAGGACGGCAACGCCAGCACGGTCGACCCGATTACCGACGAGATCCTCGCCAGCGACACGGCCAACGTGACTGTCGAGATGGTCGAGCAGCCGCCCGAAGCCTCGATCACCTTCGAGGATCAGACCAGTGATGGCACAACCGTCACGATCGCAAATATTTCGAACGACGAGACGCCCTATTACGGGGCCGTCTGGACAGTGAACAACGAGACCGGTGAACCCGAGACGCTGCTCGGTGCTGCTCAGGTTACTGAAAACGAAACGAGCGACCTCACTGTCTCCTTCGAGGAACCGATCGAAGAGAACCAGACGCTGATCGCCGCGGTCCACCCTGACGAGGACGGCAACGCCAGCACGGTCGACCCGATCACCGACGAGATCCTCGCCAGCGACACCGCCAACGTGACTGTCGAAGCGATCGAACAGCCACCCGAAGCATCGGTGACCTTCGAGGATCAGACCAGTGATGGCACCAGCGTCACGATTGCGAACGCCTCGAACGACGAGGTGCCCTACTATGGGGCTATCTGGACGGTGAACAACGAGACCGGCGAGCCCGAGACGCTGCTCGGTGCCGCTCAGGTGACTGAAAACGAAACGAGCGACCTCACTGTCTCCTTCGAGGAACCGATCGAGGAGAACCAGACGCTGATCGCCGCGGTTCACCCTGACGAGGACGGCGACGCAGAGACGATAGATCCGGTCGCCGACGAGATCCTCGCCAGCGACACCGCTAACGTGACCGTCGAGATGGTCGAGCAGCCGCCCGAGGCCTCGGTTACCTTCGAGGATCAGACCAGTGATGGCACCAGCGTCACGATCGCGGACATCTCCAACGACGAGACGCCCTATTACGGGGCTGTCTGGACGGTGAACAACGAGACCGGCGAGCCAGAGACACTGCTCGGTGCTGCACAGGTCAGCGACAACGAAACGAGCGACCTCACCGTCTCCTTCGAGGAACCGATCGAAGAGAACCAGACACTCGTGGCTGCCGTCCATCCTGATGAGGACGGCAACGCTAGCACAGTCGACCCGATCACCGAGGCGATCCTCGCCAGCGACACAGCGAATGTGACTGTCGAAGCAGTCGAACAGCCGCCCGAAGCGTCGGTGACCTTCGAAGACCAGACCAGTGACGGATCGACCGTCGCTGTTGCGAACGCGCTCTACGAACAACCGCCGTTCTACGTCGCCGTATACGACACTAACGCCTCCGGCGATATGGCGATGATCGGCCTGCGGCAAGTCGTCGAACCCGAATCGAGCGAGCTGGCGGTGACGCTCGACGAACCGCTCGACGAAACCGAGGCGCTCGTCGTCGGGCTTCACCCCGACGCCGACGGTGAGGCCGGGACGACCGACCCGGTGACAGACAGCTACCTTGCGATCGATATGGCTGACGTGGCTGTCGACCTCGACGGCGCGAACGCGACGAGCGCTATCGAAGCCGTCCTGTAA
- the nth gene encoding endonuclease III has protein sequence MGDPLDSREAQAAEVIDRLHEEYPDSTISLNFSDRLELLVAVVLSAQCTDERVNEVTEELFGKYETAEDYAEASEEQLAEDIYGVTFHNNKGGYLKGIGRKLVDEHDGEVPDTMGELTDLPGVGRKTANVVLQHGHDVVEGIVVDTHVQRLTRRLGLTEQKRPEAIEDDLTSLVPREEWQAFTHLFIDHGRAVCTARNPDCEGCMLEDICPSSKLDGETDLASGESWT, from the coding sequence ATGGGCGATCCGCTCGACTCTCGCGAGGCACAGGCCGCCGAGGTCATCGACCGACTCCACGAGGAGTACCCCGATTCGACGATCTCGCTGAATTTCTCGGACCGCCTCGAACTGCTCGTCGCGGTCGTGCTCTCGGCCCAGTGTACCGACGAGCGCGTCAACGAAGTCACCGAGGAACTGTTCGGGAAATACGAGACCGCCGAGGACTACGCTGAAGCCAGCGAGGAGCAACTCGCCGAGGACATCTACGGGGTCACGTTCCACAACAACAAGGGCGGGTATCTCAAGGGGATCGGCCGAAAGCTCGTCGACGAACACGACGGGGAAGTCCCGGATACGATGGGCGAGCTGACCGACCTGCCGGGCGTCGGGCGCAAGACCGCCAACGTCGTCCTCCAGCACGGCCACGACGTCGTCGAGGGGATCGTCGTCGACACGCACGTCCAGCGGCTCACGCGGCGGCTCGGACTCACCGAACAGAAGCGACCGGAGGCGATCGAGGACGACCTCACGTCGCTCGTCCCCCGGGAGGAGTGGCAGGCGTTCACCCACCTGTTCATCGACCACGGCCGGGCGGTCTGTACGGCACGGAATCCCGACTGTGAGGGGTGCATGCTCGAAGACATCTGCCCGTCCTCGAAACTAGACGGGGAGACCGATCTGGCGAGCGGCGAATCCTGGACGTGA